The genomic window GTCAGGTCAAAATCTCTCCGGAATTCAACTTGCTTCGGGGTTGGATTTATACCAAGCCTGATACCATTGCTGCATCTGGTTAATTTCAGCCGTTTGAGTTTTAATGATGGACTGAGCTAAGTTACGAATTTCTGGTTTGGTAGCTTTTTTAATAGCCATCTGCGACATCATGACAGCCATGCGATGATGAGAAATCATCTGACGGATAAATTCTTTATCGAAATCTGGTGTATTTTTCAATGCTGCCAAATCTACATTCATACCCATCATGTTGCAGTTCATCGGCATTTTCATCATGCCTGGGTTCATCTGTTGGCACATACGCTGATGCATTGCCATCATTTCTTGACGAGTCATGGCTGTTACAGGTACTTCTTTCCCGTACCATGCCTTGTACCAAGATTTCATTTGCTGAATTTCGCGGTTTTGTTCTTGT from Tolypothrix sp. PCC 7712 includes these protein-coding regions:
- a CDS encoding DUF305 domain-containing protein, translated to MKTKTLFYGLVGILTSSTLTGLVILNNAQAQVSNSEHNTHHLSTETTPPPQRGMMTQMDQHFIEMMVPHHTQAIEIADIALSRAQHPEIKKLAQAIKQEQNREIQQMKSWYKAWYGKEVPVTAMTRQEMMAMHQRMCQQMNPGMMKMPMNCNMMGMNVDLAALKNTPDFDKEFIRQMISHHRMAVMMSQMAIKKATKPEIRNLAQSIIKTQTAEINQMQQWYQAWYKSNPEAS